Part of the Pseudochaenichthys georgianus unplaced genomic scaffold, fPseGeo1.2 scaffold_521_arrow_ctg1, whole genome shotgun sequence genome is shown below.
acaaACTGGATCCCAACATTTCTCTCTCTCCAAACTAAAATACCGACAAGTCAGCTACGGGAAACTGTTTGCCAAGACATTAGCCATAACTGTTACATTGACACGGTTTTATTCCTTTGAGTCTCTTTTGACAGATAAAAGCTTTAtatgacagagaatcagcatcACATTCTTGTTACCTGGTTCTGTGGGGCCCTCTCATGTTTTCTAGCCGACCGTGCAGGTGTTTTAATCCCAGCAGCTGGCCGTGAGTGAAACCTGCACACATGGCTCCTCTCGGTGTCAGAGGGCTCAGTGCAGGAGCCAGACTCATAAAACCTCTGCAGCACAGAACATATTCACATTTCACTCCCTGTACTTGTGGCTGAAAGCATATCAATTGCAGTCTAAATAATCCCTGACCTTGCACTGATGTGTTGTCTGGGCCATGAAGTCTGCGATGGTTGCAAAGACATCATCAAGCTCTGAGCGTGGTCTCTGGAAAAGAGCAAGAGAATTAAGGCACAACACGTGAAGTTAAGATCATGTAATTGATAGTGGAGTTAGTATACAACAGGCACCTTGACAGGGATCTGTGTGTCTTCCTCTGTGGTGGTGGGGGTCTGGGAAGCTTCCACGCTGCTCCAGTCGACGCTTCTCCTGGAGGCTCGCTGCAGAACCTCCAGACCCAGACTGGCAGAGCGCCGCAAGGACGACTCCAGCCAGGCGTGGCTTTCCATGAACGGATAGAGTTAACCGATAAGGTGCCCCTCACCTGAGAGCAGGAACAAGCAACAGTACACACATTAAGAAGAGGGTTTTTATTACAGATATTCTTGTCTTTTGTACTAATTTAAGAACTGTAGGGATTGCTTACTGGGTTAACAAATACAAATCTGTAACAGTTTTATAATCTACCATTTCTTAATCAAAcatgacaaaatgtatttacctCTTTTAATTAATATGCTTTGATATCAAGCTGAATATTTCCCAGATACAACAAGCATAGTGACGGCAACCCCTTCCCTCAGGCTCTTACACAGGAGATGCACATTTTCCCTATGGACATTTTACAGACAAtcattattttttaaacaaaatagTGACTGGCAGATTAAACGATAACAAAAATGGTTGCTACCCAAATTTGATAAAGACAGATTTAAGCAACTCAGAAAGGCCTACAGACTACAGCTACTTCTTGGGGGGGTTTGTTTTGGACTGGCAAAGAAAGATATGAAGGTACAtcccctttttttatttttacaacTGTGGTTCAAAATAACAAAAGTATAACAGTCACACACCAAAAACACAACAATTCCACGTGTTATTATAAATTGCAAGTAAACGCATCTGTGTCACAGCGCATGCGTGAAGATTACCTCAAAGTCCCGCCCCCCACTCAGaatgtttgtttctttttctcatCAGTTACTTACTTTCTCTTTTAAACAGTCAACCGTTCGCTTCACTGAATCAACTGAAACAACGAAACTTCAGAGAATTCCACGTCTCATTCCATGATTCCATTCCACACGTGACAACAA
Proteins encoded:
- the akip1 gene encoding A-kinase-interacting protein 1, yielding MESHAWLESSLRRSASLGLEVLQRASRRSVDWSSVEASQTPTTTEEDTQIPVKRPRSELDDVFATIADFMAQTTHQCKRFYESGSCTEPSDTERSHVCRFHSRPAAGIKTPARSARKHERAPQNQGRVSAVGEDFFIEVSPGTYAVTASMPESQQQTRMISVRAGESVDLTFNL